A DNA window from Salvelinus fontinalis isolate EN_2023a chromosome 28, ASM2944872v1, whole genome shotgun sequence contains the following coding sequences:
- the LOC129825825 gene encoding izumo sperm-egg fusion protein 1 — protein MSVKLAMEKAVRALSFPLSVRLLSVPSLLCLLSLLCCVPAGRPCLQCDRRVRLLHEDYLLAAASATVEDQIELKKILDYAYVTYTTTSNQYSGVIDPTTLYRASTEYQSEFDRFQGSQLTGPLTFEAIQILEKGRRILEKHLQTFVQKGLCPNKCGLLYQRVMNCLSCQYKLHTCPSTTQDCGEYPVKAAEGGQAVLDCFLPWHSLVVGRPDYHYTWAPGTQRTANLTEGDFRVLVVTEDSSVVLNQLHVDEEGMYRCLLTDGKGTVLSRTHFLLTGMPV, from the exons atgtcAGTAAAGTTAGCTATGGAAAAGGCAGTAAGGGCCCTGTCTTTCCCCCTGTCTGTCCGGCTCCTGTCTGTCCCCAGCCTTCTATGTCTCCTGTCCCTGCTGTGCTGTGTCCCTGCGGGGAGACCCTGTCTGCAGTGTGACCGCAGGGTCAGGCTCCTCCATGAAGACTACCTATTGGCTGCTGCCTCTGCCACCGTAGAGGACCAGATAGAACTGAAGAAGATTCTAGACTACGCCTACGTCACCTACACAACCACCAGCAACCAGTATAGCGGCGTTATTG ACCCGACCACCCTCTACAGGGCCAGTACAGAATACCAGAGTGAGTTTGACCGTTTCCAGGGCAGCCAactcacag GGCCTCTGACGTTTGAGGCCATTCAAATTCTGGAGAAAGGCAGGAGAATTCTAGAGAAACACCTGCAGACTTTTGTCCAGAAAG GTCTCTGCCCAAACAAATGTG GGTTGCTGTATCAGAGAGTAATGAACTGCCTTTCATGTCAGTACAAGCTGCACACCTGCCCCTCTACCACTCAGGACTgcgggg aGTATCCAGTGAAGGCAGCAGAGGGGGGACAGGCAGTGTTGGACTGTTTCCTCCCCTGGCATAGTCTAGTGGTGGGCCGGCCAGATTATCACTACACCTGGGCTCCAGGGACGCAAAGGACTGCAAAT CTGACAGAGGGAGATTTCAGAGTGCTGGTGGTTACTGAGGATTCCTCTGTGGTGCTGAACCAGCTGCATGTCGATGAGGAGGGCATGTACCGCTGCCTCCTAACGGATGGCAAAGGAACTGTCCTTTCACGCACACACTTCCTGCTCACTGGTATGCCAGTTTGA
- the LOC129825826 gene encoding potassium voltage-gated channel subfamily V member 2-like codes for MGSTGRMLNLWNRRQSLFPNYKVTGPNAELRRPSEDSTLPFTKDSCIKEWNSMQELSKDIYDIYSEYEDEEDEKPLALLSRLASPTKNYNLNINVGGKSYQIAYRLAARYPKTRIGRLATYTDHNKKLDLCDDYQVKKNEYFFDRDPEIFNNIFTFYRTGVLWIKDELCPRNFLEEINYWGVRIKNTHRCCRISFEERQDEINEQLNIQRELEAEVEIEENEELFQDMFMGHNRRVIWNLMEKPFSSVPAKLMALVSSLFVLVSLVAMTLNTVEDMQYKTPSGQLSGKTYCEFVESLCIAFFTMEYLLRLVSTPDLQTFARSMLNTVDLIAILPQYLQLALECFENNDYVKHEHDMRTVGQVGKLGQVLRIMRLMRIFRILKLARHSTGLRAFGFTLRQCYQQVGCLFLFIAMGIFAFSAMVYTVEHDVPQTNFTSIPHAWWWAAVSISTVGYGDMYPETILGRLFAFFCISFGIILNGLPISILFNKFSDYYAKLKSHEYTANMKNRGKIRFAKRTAMKISLCCGVGHTT; via the exons ATGGGAAGCACCGGGAGGATGCTCAACCTTTGGAACAGGAGGCAGAGCCTCTTCCCTAACTACAAAGTCACTGGGCCTAATGCTGAACTTAGAAGACCCTCAGAAGACAGCACCCTTCCATTCACCAAGGACAGCTGTATAAAAGAGTGGAATTCCATGCAGGAACTGAGCAAGGACATTTATGACATCTACTCTGAGTATGAGGATGAGGAAGATGAGAAGCCTTTGGCTCTTCTTTCAAGGCTGGCTTCACCCACCAAGAATTACAATCTCAACATCAATGTTGGGGGGAAGTCCTATCAGATAGCTTACCGGTTGGCGGCCAGGTACCCCAAAACTAGGATAGGGCGGCTTGCCACCTATACAGACCACAACAAGAAACTGGACCTGTGTGACGATTACCAAGTCAAGAAAAATGAGTACTTCTTTGACAGGGACCCAGAGATTTTCAACAACATCTTCACCTTCTACAGAACTGGGGTGCTGTGGATAAAAGACGAGCTGTGTCCCAGAAACTTTCTGGAGGAGATCAACTACTGGGGCGTGAGGATCAAGAACACCCACCGCTGCTGCCGGATTTCCTTTGAGGAGCGACAGGACGAAATAAACGAGCAGCTGAACATCCAGAGAGAGCTGGAGGCTGAGGTGGAGATCGAGGAGAATGAGGAGCTGTTTCAGGACATGTTCATGGGCCATAACCGCAGAGTGATCTGGAACCTAATGGAAAAACCTTTCTCCTCTGTCCCTGCCAAGCTCATGGCCTTGGTCTCCAGCCTGTTTGTCCTGGTATCCCTGGTGGCCATGACACTCAACACAGTAGAGGATATGCAGTACAAGACTCCCTCTGGCCAATTGAGCGGGAAGACCTACTGTGAATTTGTGGAGTCTCTGTGCATTGCTTTTTTCACCATGGAGTATCTGCTCAGGCTGGTGTCCACACCTGACCTCCAGACTTTCGCCAGGAGCATGCTCAACACGGTGGACCTGATCGCTATTCTACCTCAGTACTTGCAGCTGGCTTTGGAGTGCTTTGAAAACAATGACTACGTGAAGCACGAACATGACATGAGGACAGTTGGGCAGGTGGGGAAGCTGGGCCAGGTGTTGCGGATCATGCGGCTGATGCGTATATTTCGTATCTTGAAGCTGGCGCGCCACTCCACTGGACTGAGGGCGTTTGGCTTCACACTCCGCCAGTGCTACCAGCAGGTGGGctgcctcttcctcttcatcgcCATGGGAATCTTCGCCTTCTCTGCCATGGTCTACACTGTGGAGCATGACGTGCCCCAAACCAACTTCACAAGCATCCCCCATGCATGGTGGTGGGCTGCT GTGAGCATCTCCACCGTGGGCTATGGAGACATGTATCCAGAGACCATCCTGGGGCGTCTCTTTGCTTTCTTCTGTATTTCCTTTGGAATCATACTGAACGGACTGCCCATCTCCATCCTCTTCAACAAGTTCTCAGACTACTACGCCAAACTGAAATCCCACGAGTACACCGCAAACATGAAGAACCGGGGGAAAATTAGGTTTGCCAAAAGGACAGCAATGAAGATCTCACTTTGTTGTGGAGTTGGACACACTACATGA
- the LOC129826508 gene encoding purpurin-like isoform X1: MEFLSSLEMDFHMLALVVVLLAGLEQSWAASCVVDSFNVKEDFDPKRYAGKWYALQKKDPEGLFLQDNISAEYTIGDDGSMVAASKGRVTLFGFWVVCADMAAQYTVPDSANPGKMFMNYQGLASYLSSGGDNYWVIDTDYDNYAITYACRTLKDDGSCEDGYSLIFSRNPRGLPPAIQRSIRAKQEEICMAGQFEPVLQSGAC; the protein is encoded by the exons ATGGAATTTCTCTCTTCTCTAGAAATGGACTTCCATATGCTGGCCCTTGTGGTGGTTCTCCTGGCGGGTCTGGAGCAGAGTTGGGCTGCCTCCTGTGTGGTGGACAGCTTCAATGTCAAGGAGGACTTTGACCCCAAgaga TACGCAGGGAAGTGGTACGCTCTGCAGAAGAAGGACCCTGAGGGACTgttcctccaggacaacatctcAGCTGAGTACACCATCGGTGACGACGGCTCCATGGTCGCCGCCTCCAAGGGACGTGTCACACTTTTCGG ATTCTGGGTTGTGTGCGCTGACATGGCTGCCCAGTACACCGTGCCGGACTCTGCCAACCCTGGAAAGATGTTCATGAACTACCAGGGCCTGGCCAGCTATCTGTCCAGCGGAG gtGACAACTACTGGGTGATTGACACCGACTATGACAACTATGCCATCACATATGCCTGCCGTACCCTGAAGGACGATGGAAGCTGTGAGGATGGCTACTCCCTGATATTCTCCCGTAACCCCCGTGGCCTGCCACCAGCCATCCAGAGGAGCATTCGCGCCAAGCAGGAAGAGATCTGCATGGCCGGACAATTTGAGCCCGTGCTGCAGTCTG GAGCTTGCTGA
- the LOC129826508 gene encoding purpurin-like isoform X2, whose product MDFHMLALVVVLLAGLEQSWAASCVVDSFNVKEDFDPKRYAGKWYALQKKDPEGLFLQDNISAEYTIGDDGSMVAASKGRVTLFGFWVVCADMAAQYTVPDSANPGKMFMNYQGLASYLSSGGDNYWVIDTDYDNYAITYACRTLKDDGSCEDGYSLIFSRNPRGLPPAIQRSIRAKQEEICMAGQFEPVLQSGAC is encoded by the exons ATGGACTTCCATATGCTGGCCCTTGTGGTGGTTCTCCTGGCGGGTCTGGAGCAGAGTTGGGCTGCCTCCTGTGTGGTGGACAGCTTCAATGTCAAGGAGGACTTTGACCCCAAgaga TACGCAGGGAAGTGGTACGCTCTGCAGAAGAAGGACCCTGAGGGACTgttcctccaggacaacatctcAGCTGAGTACACCATCGGTGACGACGGCTCCATGGTCGCCGCCTCCAAGGGACGTGTCACACTTTTCGG ATTCTGGGTTGTGTGCGCTGACATGGCTGCCCAGTACACCGTGCCGGACTCTGCCAACCCTGGAAAGATGTTCATGAACTACCAGGGCCTGGCCAGCTATCTGTCCAGCGGAG gtGACAACTACTGGGTGATTGACACCGACTATGACAACTATGCCATCACATATGCCTGCCGTACCCTGAAGGACGATGGAAGCTGTGAGGATGGCTACTCCCTGATATTCTCCCGTAACCCCCGTGGCCTGCCACCAGCCATCCAGAGGAGCATTCGCGCCAAGCAGGAAGAGATCTGCATGGCCGGACAATTTGAGCCCGTGCTGCAGTCTG GAGCTTGCTGA